In Mya arenaria isolate MELC-2E11 chromosome 1, ASM2691426v1, the genomic stretch aattgcAAAAATAGAGTATCATTACACTTCTTCcgaaaaagaagaagatattactcaaataaacaattagAGACCTCTTTCTCTACTAAATTAAGGTTACCAAATAGCTTCAAAATCAATTGCAAATAGAGCAAAGCCATTCTTACAGAAGATAATTTGTTATGATCAGACAGGTTTCATCAAGGGGAAATATATTGGGAAAAATATCAGAATTCTTCAAGAAGTGATTAATTTCACAAATTCAAACGAAGGTCTGATATTTTTTCTGATATTAATAAAGCTTTTGATAGCCTGGACCACAGTTTTCCTAATAAAATGCCTGAAAATTTCAATTTTGGTAAAGGTATAGTAAATGGGtacaactattttattatcttattcAGATACCAAAGGTTGTGTTAcgaatcacattttttttttaaatcagagtTCTTTTAAACGTAAAGGTGTCAGACAAGGCTGTCCTCTTTTCccgtatttatttatttgttgcaTCGAGCTATTGTctattgaaatcaatataaatgaaattattaagcTATTAAAGTAAACACTATTTACCCAAATCGAACAAATTATTATGCTAGCTTCATTTTAGATGgatcaaaaacatatttcgacaatttaattaaaataacagttttgaaaacgttattatcaaaaatataagtttcATCCATATTACTTTCCACTACCTACAAACATCTCTTTCTCCCTTTTCAACTAACAccccaaaacaaaaaaaacctcAAAAATACTTTCTCGAtttatttgtgatttatttatgtGATTTATTTGCGTACACgagttttgtatatattttcaatatatttatgatctacatgtatatttgagaaaataaaattggaaacacaagtgtttacATCTAATTCGAcagttgttttgtttcttaaataatctacatattttaatactacGTTAACCTCTActgattatttaaacaaaagcaaaacGAACATAAAATCCATTCTCATATATGcaacaattataataaactgTATCAATTTACGAGGATAGACATGTCACCAGTGGACTTGTGTTATGATATACTTTACCCGTCATCTGTACGCATTAGTTTCTATATAGCGTCATagctaaaattagaaaaaatggACTTGATGATGAAAACGAGTCTGATAACAGCAAAGACAACATGTCTGTAACCTCTGATAACTATTCGGATATTGATCCTTTGCAAGAGTTTGCCATTGAGGCTTTTCGAACCGTGTCAATCTCAGTACAGGGAGAAAGTGCGTGAGCTTATGCAAGAAGATAGCGATCTTAGTGAGAGCGAAGCCAAGAAGGTTGGATTTGAGGATATGCGGATATATATACCGAAAAGCCCTGCTAAACATTTTTAAGATCAGACTGCTACAGGCCATAAAGAAAACGATTAATCAATTTAAAGTCACAGAGAACTACGAAGAGCAGGAAGCCGTAAAAAACGCCAATGGCGGTAGTCCGATAGCCCTTGGCTACCGAATTTCAGCTCGGACTACCGATTTTCCGCAAAAACTAACCCGACCGGGCTACCGTTTTTTccttatatgattaaaacaacaacatgccaATGACACGCGTAAAGCATCGTGTTTTCTATAcgcttattattaaaaaatgcacCAAGTCAGATTCGCCGATATTTAAGATGACAAAAAAGGTAATTGCTCTGCTATTCAGGGATGCAAGCCATGTGCTGAaggtttgtttattaaattaatgtatataaacacatgtcaagAGTAATTAACGCCCGATGTTAATTCATCTGTTTCTAACCAGTAACTGTGTCTAttagcagcagtcaaactcaatgacgtcaATAATtccgcccattatgtaaattaatgaATATCTTCGCCTGTTTCCGCGGACTGCGATGgctgtgaaaaaacaacaatgctaaaatatcaatatcaaatttgatatgttatttatttcgtttaaatatattttatatattgatcAGCTGAAATTAAATAGATCTTTAAGTCTTTAATGCGTAACAGAAAATAAGCGCATCGTCTTATATGCGCGGGAAACAGGTGCCCGTTTACTTCTTGGAACCTTTATAGAAAGTGAAATGATAACTGTTAGACATGATTAAATCGTTGCCAGTGTACCGTACAGTAAGGTTCATTTTTGAACCTTTGAAGAACAATTATAGAAATATTGGTAAAAGAAACATcgagtatttttgtttttacttccggaacttgaaagtgaaacttAAAGTAGaaactagaaaaaatatcattgcacACTCGCTTGTGCATTTCGGATTTGACAAGGATACACTGGATAACAGAAAGAATACCTTTTTAAAAGGCctaattatttatattgtatatattttctgATCTTTTGATGACTACACTATTATAATATGTATCactataatttatttaaaactgtatgagCGTGCTCGATTAGATGGTCAGAATCGTGGGGAAATCTTATTCATACTTTTCCAAATGAGTGATTCTTTATGGTGTTTTAGTTTAGGCTAGTGAAATTGGTTTTGGGCTTGTAAAATTTCCTATCTGGTAGCCCGAAAGGTCTTGTGGATTCAAATCCGAATTTCGTATATGGCGGCCATACTTCAGCGGAGATTTTTGTTCTTTAAGGCAATGGCCAGTTACAACGTTCCTTAGTTAGACAAAGAGCAAGAGGAAGAAACTGAAGAGTCTATATTTGGATTTGCAAGGAACACACTACGGTACATGACAAacgcaaaatataattataatctaCTATAAAATAAGTTTGATCTACGCCTTCCATCCACAAAAAGGAAAAATGgatcaatttcaataaattaaatcaaatattgcaTTTCTTAGTTATAGGTGCAATCTTAAAGTGTATGGAACGGTACGGTAGTATGGCTATCAGGGGTTTGAGTAATAACCATAACCTTGGGAGAaccttaaacaaataaagtaacattttgcTGTTTTCCTTtcttataaagttaaaaaacataactttttaccaatatattacAAGTATATTTAGCCGCTTAATTAAATGTCAGCCTCTCATTGTGAATGAACCACATTGCCAAGTTGAGATCATAGACAAGTGCATGTACTGTTTCAGGTGTACAGTAGCTGAGTCTTAAGATGTCACGAGCTATTAACATCATCCGGATAAAGTTTGCATATTCGGAATATTGcaaacttatttctttttttacaccccatgttttcatttctttatttttgttctaTTAGAATGGGTTTGgtaacacatataaaacatatttttggattactgaaattgtatttgaaaatatgatatgtttttaattaaggTCAACTTTTCAATTGGGTATCCAGTTGGCCGTCCTATTGGATTTTAGCTTTTCCGAAGTTTACTTATATTGAAGATTTAGAATTTGAATTATATCCACGCAGAATGGTACGCATTAAAATTTCACCAAATAGTTCTTAATCCAACAGGACATTCAATGTAAGATAAGGAAATATTCCACCGATTGACAATGAAAAACGCGAAATATAtgggataattgtttgtttcagtttaacaATGCAATGTATTTTACCGAATGAAAACCAACAGCTACATTTACTTCGGTTTTTAACGAGATGAAATTCACTGCGATCATAAACCgtaacaaataattttcaaaatatatatcctAAAGaggatataaaatgacagaCAACTGTAGTTTATACGGAAAACCGTGCCCGATTGCTTCCGAACGTAACGTCAATTAGAAAAGTACGTCGTTGAAATTGGTTCCACTTCTTAAGCGCTGACATTTGATTTTGACATAGTtaaaaaaacagtgaaaactatcaaatttttatttttactgtgTCATCTTTTGTTACTAGTTAATTTATAATAGCCTCCGAAAAACAAGTAATAAATGTTGGATCCGTTACGAGTTCAGCAAGTTTGTTAGTAAAAGACATCATTAAAATAGCTTCCAAGAACGTTTGTTACGGTTACACATTTTACAGTACTGCATTACATTTTGAATGTGGTGTTCGAAAGGGTTACTTTCGCAAATAAAATGAAGGAATCAAATAGTtagaaatcaaaatatttactattttacatttttaataacttaattAAGAATCACTTACCAGAGCCGTTGTGAGTGAACCATCTCTTTGCGGTAGTAACGCTGTTATTAACTGTGGTGCTCGTTGTTGTGTTCTAAACTTGATTCCTAACTTGTGTAGATTGATCACTTGTAAGTTGATAACGTCAGAGAAATCAAGTCCACGTAATGAGAGTTTCTCGAGATATTCGAGATGTCTAAGGTTCTCAAGGTCTAATACTGAATCATTTGGACGACACGCCTTGATCAATGTGAGGTctatatgtttgatattttcaagcTGTGAGATAATTTCCCCAGCTTGACGTTCGAAACCAAAGTTGTTCAATGTGAGTTTtctcaaacattttaaatctgaCGACTGCAACGAAGATGCCAGTTTACTTGCTGTCTGGTAGTCTATGAAGCTTATATTGCATTCTAATAATCCGTGCAAATTCAAATGGTTGATATCTTCGTATGAATCATTTGTTAAATCAACAAACTTTAGAGTCTTGCAAGCCGCTAAATCTAAGATATTTGGATCTTTCTTGTACTGAAGGGCAGAGGAGAGGGTACTTTTTTCACCTATATGTAATGACATGAGGTTTGATTTTCTTTTCTCCAAACAATCTTTCAACGTtgacttttgttttgttgtaagATCATGTTCCCCTTTCCAAAATTCTACATTGCCAAGGACGACATGATTAAGGCAGAACTCTAACTCCATCCTTGAGTGTCCGCTTTTCTCCGCTTCGTCATATCCTCGCAGTATCATGTTTTGGAATTCCAAAGCTTTGTCAGCTGAATAATCATCTCTTTCACAATTTTCAGTAAACagatcatttaatgttttggaAAACATTTCAGCAGCAGTTTTATTCAGGGAACAAAGACTGAGGAACATTTGCGACAGACTGAATACACTTTCTCTCCTGTTGTGTACATAAAGTTCTTCAATATGCTTGCACATTTTAGACAATTCTGTTCCGCAATTCGCTAAATACCATGCCGACAAATACTCTTGAAGTGTTTTGTGCAGAAAATGATAATACGGTGATCTTTCACCTGCTCTGTTGCTGCATGAGATTATTCCAGATTCAAGAGACGACTGTTCGTACCGTCTAAATTTTTCTAGTTGATCCCCttgaatttcaaatacaatGGAATCGTCCTCGCTAGGGGAAATCAGTTGATGGAAAGCTAATTCACCCAACGCATAAAGAAAGTCATTAGGTGGTTTGTTCgcttttatgtttttcttgtcCCACATTTCATACCACCTTTCTTCTATTATTTCCCTGTACACGAAACACTGAGACatgttttcctttaatttgCCTCTATGCCAGAGCCAAACAATGTGTACCAGCATGATTGGAACGTCTCTGAAATGCCACAGACctttcatttgaatttcattgaCGCAGGTGTCTGTATCTCCTGCTACTTGGTGACTTTTCCGTAACTCCCAAATTATTTTCCGAACTAGTTCCTTAGGTGACTCAACGCCTTGCAACTGCACGTGGTTTCCAAGTTGTGAGAGGTTTACTTTTACCTCAGCTAGTTTGTACGGTCTTGTTGTAATTATTGTTGTACAGTTCATCcaatttgtttcaatatgagGAATCCTTTCATCAAGCTTACATTTTCTGCTATGCTTCCACTCGTCTAGACCATCAAGCAATATAAGACATCGTTCTGATTTCAAAATCTCTGTTAACAATTCAGTAAAGCCTTTATCATCTGACTCAATCTGATCGATCAAACATTGCAATATCATGTCTTTGACTTTGCATTTTCCCTCAACTTCTCGAAGCTTTATGTAGAATAGGAACTCAATCTGGTTGAAGAGTGTGTATGTCCCTGCCTCCTTAGTTCCTTTCTGATTCAGTTCGCACCAGTCAGCAACAATCTTTCTGCAAAGTGAAGACTTACCGGTGCCCGGCTCGCCTTCCACGAATACTGTTGTAGCCAGTGTGCCTTTGTCGATCAGAAACATGTTATTTATGTctgatattttttcatgtttatatttcccgtctttgtcttttttattctttaacacCAGTAGTGGCATTTCATAAATGTCCTCTACAGCAGCATCAATATCCAATCGGACTTGCATTCTGACTTTTGTTTTGTAATGGTTGAGCAAATTTTCCTTTAACTCTGGAAATTGTGATATCTTtgttagttttattttcatttaataggAAACAAAACTAATAAGACTAATTGTATCATATGTGAAATAATTTTCTTGCGTTCGATCATCTATTCATACTCATATTAATACGGTTTACAGTAGGCTGACCTTGAATGTTACAATAAGTAGACTGCGGTTGAATTACAAAAACATGTCAGTACATGTGTACGAACGCTATATATTAGGCGCTAGCTAAGCTAAAGAGTTACTACAACCAACcccattgtttgaaattataaataactCGAGCTTCACGAAAAGTTTTATTGTCAATTAAAATCCCAATGCCTTCGTATTCAATCTTACAATGTATATCGTATATTTCTGGTCTATGTTCGGTGGGTATACGATACTCATTTTGTAATACGTGAACGTTACGAAGGAACGGTGATGACATCGTAATAATTTTTATCGTTTATTATTCACACTTAACGATTTTAGTTTGATAGCCTGCAGGGGTTACTGACATGTATTGGGGCCATcggatgtttgtatttgttccGAATCCCTAATGTATGGCAAGATTGAAAACACATTTCTCAAGCGTAACAGGGATCACTATCTAATATTCATGCATTTTGATACCGTAAAGTAAAAAGTACGTTGAGATTGAATCAATGAAATGGtccaaatgtatatttatatgcgcataagtatgtttaatatttatgtccCTATATAAGGTAATACCGTGATGAGGTCAACCAGAATGAAAACACTGCATAAATAGTGAAGTCATATGCTCTTGAAAAGGTCAAGATATAAAAAAAGATCAGTTTCAAAATCACCAGACATACTTCAATGTGACTTTTGTTACAAATCATTTGatgatatgataataaatattctttttttaaaagtttaaggTATCTGCTGTAGGTTGTGATTTTCATTGTGGTATCAGTTTTGCGCTTTCGTACAAAGAAGAAGAAATGCTAAATGaaattgttacttttttatatcgtttggaaaaaaatgacaactAGCCAATCAAACAAGAACATACATAAATAATCTCAACATTTATGGCTACACTAAACATATCGCTTTGAAATggtttataaaatcataaaaaactTTACATTATGTTCACGCTGGAGTTGTATTTGCTTTATTTAGAAGACGATATGTTTTTTCGCAAAGCTGTTACACACTTTCAAgaaatttcaatacaaaaagGTAAAATACATTCATCTATCACAATTTAACTTATCAACTATGCACCCATATGACATTTCCTGAAACTTGAAATtgaaacatataaatacatatataaacaatcaCATTTAGTAAAATGTATATCTATATTGCCTGATCGACAAATTTAATATATCAGAAATGCCTGTCTTAGTAGTACTATTATACAGATTCTGGCATAAGAACCAAGCCTTTGCTAAGTGTCGATGCAactgcatttaaaacaaaaacataaactcGGGTCGTTTTAACAAggtttgtttcaatgttatattttcaacatcGCAGTTATTATCAACTACTTGGATAATGCGTCCCTTGCGATCCacaaattatgtaaatagttCACATATTTCTCATTCCTGAGCAATTTGGCGCATGCACGAACATCTGTCTTATTCTACGCATTGCTCGTAAGGATAACATTTTCGTAAAAGGCCATTGAATTAAATCTATATAAGGTTACACTacactaaaataattatatatatatatatatatatatatatatatatatatatatatatatatatatatatatatatatatatatatatatatatatatatatatatatatatatatatatatatatataccgaaAGCAGGACAATTAGACAAAATACAATTACTTTGTTTTGATAATACGCTCGTTCTAATGTAAGACTAGTTTGTAGTAAagatttgttattatataatatttttaatgcagtCGCCTACAGTACATGTGAAGCAGACCATCTGTGAATAGCACTTTAGCTGAAGACCAGTATTTTATAATTGTACTTCAATTATTACTCTGACTGGAAGGCAAACTATTACAATTATATAcgatttatatataattatttacattaattaaaTAGTCACTCTGGCATCAACATTAAACCTGCAATATATTTGTTgtatgtcaatattttatttttgctctGACGCTTGCTGTCATAATAATATCGTTCATTCGAGATAGAAAGACGAGGGTCAACCATAAAATTAAGCAAGCATTCTTGTGTGTTGCATTTGTTGAAATGCGTTGAGGTCAcaccaaatatttcatttcattctaatgataatgaaaacaaataccgGGGTGGTCCCTAAACCCTAAACATTACGAATCCAATCAATCATTTTACTCGCTCTTTTGAAAAATGAGATGCATAAAGGAATCGCCCATGACGAAAGAATTGGTGAGCGGTCACTCACCGAAGTTGTCCGATCCCAAAGTGGACCAATTTTCATCCACTTATTGGCAATTAATATATTCAACGAGTTCGATAACCAGTATGGTCGCTTTAGCCCTTCAGTTATCAAAGGTTGAATACTTTCcctaataaaacttaatattgtaagattattttcaccaaattttaacaaatcttGACCACAATTCTCTAATATTAATATCTCAGACGGAGTCAACCTTATCTCTTTTTGTGTTGATTGTCAAATGATAACCCGATTTACCTTTTCCGCTCTCAATcttaacttctttattttaaacttgctttAATGAATACGGGCATATTTTATTGGACGAGTACGGTAACACATCGTTAATGGAAAGAACATCAAGAGCCATATTTCTTAAGTTGAATTTAAGATATGAATTGGAGGAAATTTTCGTTAGCAGTGACTTCGTTCGTGGTCAAAATATGCAATATACGTAGAACATGTCAACAATTTCATTACCATAAACATTTCAGACAACACATGATTTCAGTTGGTGGTTGAACACTTTCAACGCCTTATGCAAATAATAGTTACTGCAATATATACCCAAACTATTAAACAAGAAAACGCATTGGTTTGTTTGACTGCTTTGTACCATTTGTCCAGTTTATCTAGCAGTAActagtgtttatatatatattgttgtaaaatatccGCATGCTTCTAATTACATGGTACAAACTATCCCTACTGGCTACCGTTCTGATATGAGATTTAATACATttagtaacacatttgtacagggGTTTTGTGATTGTTTTCACGACTCAGCtattatcagttttgcggcccTGGCCGATTATTGATTATCATTTTGCGGCCCGTAGAGCGTTcgcacgtgaattcaatttttatcttaaaatcaaatttggcGACTGTGAAACAATGTCTTAACTAAATAATCACATTTTTTTAGTCTGCTTGTACGTATTATTGATCAAAATCCTAAAATGAGGCAAACGCGAGCGCAGTTAGGAAAATAAGCTAGTGTTTTTTAACCAGTGTGGACTATTAGGGCGgcgttttgtttataaaggttgacattttaaaaacaaaacaaaggaagcAGCAAAAActgaatttacttgaaaaacagcCACTGCacatacatgttgacatcaatAATACGAGGTATTagtttatttaagtaaaaacagTCGTTCTTCTTGCtaagtgttctttttttaatttgaattgagACATTAAAGGCATGAAAATACAGATGTCAGTAATTCGTACGGAAAAATTCGGAGAGACGTTTTGAGGAGTTTTCAAGGTGAATTGAAATTGATATGAATATGATAtgacaacaaaatgttgtttgcctTTTTGGCTTACGctcaaaaactaaatttaatttgataGTGAGTTATCTAAACAAAGTCAAGACAGAATGAaataagaatgaataaatgGATTGCAGGTAAACTataaaaaaagactttaaacttACGCAATACGACTCGACTTCGTCTTGGGCCATTATGAGGCGCTCGGGCCAATTACCACTCAATGGCCCGGGTACGCCGTCTTTTAACctttaattcatatataaaaGGAGAAAAGAAATCACTTCCATAATTGAATATTGTACAACTTCGATCATCCAATATATGCAatcttttttcacaataaaatggACATCACGGTACAAAACAGTTTCTTTAACCAGCGTTCGTTTGTGTAAAATTTCATTGTGTCATTACTATAAGTGTATTCTTTGTTTTCGTCTTTGCATTCACTTCTAATTCGGAAGAGTTacaagaaatatcattattagcatcagtattattattattattattttttatattattattattattattattactattattatgcAAAATCAGAAAAAGTGCAGTGTAAAAGCACcctaactctattttagctaatttcagagttattgacctttttaacatttaattgtcCGGAGAATTAACTGAAAACTACTTGTTGGAATTCAATTAAACGCCATACAATGGTTACGCACAAATGATAAGTTGAAGTGtataagaaccataactctatttcagctaaacACAGAGTAATTTCCCgttgttttttcttgtccggaacattaaaaaaaatagttgatggaatttaattaaacttcatacatgCTAACGTACAATGAGAGGTAGTGAAGAATACAAGTACCTTAACTTTATATCAGCTAATTACAGTATTATTGCTGATTGAAagttttcttgtctggagcatgaCTTAATAACTACTAGATGTCATTTAACTAAACATCAAACAATGGCCAAGCACAATGAAAGAAAGTACAGTGtacaatattcataaaactgtATTCATAATCATTGTCAATTTAAGGTTGGAGTTTCTAAATATTATTCTGCCATTTACAACGAGGGCGGCGTTCGTGGGTATTAATTTCATTCAGTGATAGCTGTAATTATTACTATcgtcataattatttttttattattattattattttattattattattattattttacttttaatttaaatgctGCTATTCCTTACATAAAGTGTCAGCCCCCTTTAAATACTTTCCAACTAAAttcaattcatcaaaataattcgATGTTTggcttaaaaaaacaactacttaaaatgttatataaactAAGGACACGTCTTGGAAAAGGTTTACTTAGTGAAACATACTACATTCAGGAGTGAAAGGAAAACGTTTGTCATATATTTGTTAATGCAACTTGGAAGTATTTCATCCCGTTGTAAATAACAAGCAGGTCTGCTTCATTTGACAATttctttaatatacatgtataaacaaacatcTACTTTTatagtgtatacattatataaaatacatgatactatttaatttataatcaaaaatGAGTTGTCCTACTCCTTTCAACTTAAACATAGCAACtatacatttgataaagttCACAAATGCATTCAAAGAATATGTAACAAACAggatttaaatcaaatgtatcACATGATTGCACATAAGAATATTACAGACAagaataattgtattttgtactCGAGTTGAATGGGCAAAAATCCCTTTAAATATGATGGAAAATCATGCCCAGAAAAATGGTCAATTtctaataataatgaaaaaaaaaggaTTCCTTACCCTAAGACTTgaataaattattgattttacaTGCTTGATAAACTATTTATAGCCAAGCAACTCTGACACAACATCTGCATTTCATCTCAGTGATAATACATATAGGATAATTGTTTCAGTGTATGATCGCAAAATATTTTATCGAGTAAGCACCAAATGCTGTATTTCAGAAGTTGCGTTAGTTTTTTGGTGTTCAGGCGGAGAAATATCTTGCGATTGTTCACTGaaacgaacattttttttctttttattatatgctaaaaataatataaagtggcattttaaatattgtagtTTATCAGAAAAGCGCGCCGAATTGTATGTAAAAGGAACGTCATtttggaaatgacgtcgttggaATTGTGTCCCAGGCCTGTACGCGCTGATGTTTGATCTGTTTTAAGTGTAGGAGCGTGtttgcgtgcgtgtgtgtgagtgtgcaTTTGGTTTATACTTCAACCATTCTTCTAAAGTATATTAATTGCTAAATCTCCCAATTACTGCTTCAGGagccaatttaaaaaaaaaatcatttttaaagttgATGTTTTGACGTAAGTATGGGCAAAAATATCAATACAGtagaaattatcaaattatattttttttattgttggaAACATTGaagtatcatttttatatcacaTATAAATTGCTATTAACCGCCGGGACgcataaaataaagaatgtattATGATGTGTTTGCTATGAAAATTACATAGCCCAAAACCAATTAATAAACTGCTGCAAActgttaaatatgaaaaaattgtattattgagATTTAAATGGCAAATACAAATAGTGCTGTTCTTAAGACCAAGACTATTAAGATAATAGCCGCAATTATTTtctattgcattaaatcaataTAAGCTTACTGAAATGCATCAGTTTGTCAAATTTTGCTTTTTAACTCCagtcatgtatataaattatattcaacagAACGTTTCAGTTCAACAATATGCAAATAGTGATCATGTAAGTGACAGTCATACACCATTATTACTAAATGCTGAACTGATTGCTTCTCGAACACATGGTGCAATTACAGAAAACACTAAAAACTGAAAAATTCTTAAAGTATCTGGTTTTAAATTGGCACAAACTTTTGAGAAAGGCATTTTGCCATTGTTTATACGGTGCTCAATTATTACAcatttgctgtaaatgtcacaCGTTTGAACACGCAAACAAGTTCAACAGCggtgactaacatcttcattctctTGAAATATGGTATTCAGTGC encodes the following:
- the LOC128236580 gene encoding uncharacterized protein LOC128236580 isoform X2; the protein is MSKLIDTNNPASQNWLKQWRAVYVTRQALLPAVEVEATLLHGEQLRKAQVPACTTCSSIDVHNRNARCPFHTVLREELVNEHAYGQAKGIGALNLRNTKTENWAHSPWEIAKVFMSPSGYEKKATVEETDFNGIAGFIINCRRFQGKITPSVCEKAREMVNHIRHMPDSCSSSLTDQATTECIDNLYALLKEPGLQARPEALQARKQLDQLKTTDPSKDENAYKYICQELHDEFQQRLADIEMKLQTDTIDTESAKEYIHSESKQFQKNLEDMLEAHELFSNAAMHDLSETKDNIFLSIKQERSRVMDHITFLERRATENIKQAVTDGKRTLEDQSEILVKRLRKEVVEPLHKQTKSELKENLLNHYKTKVRMQVRLDIDAAVEDIYEMPLLVLKNKKDKDGKYKHEKISDINNMFLIDKGTLATTVFVEGEPGTGKSSLCRKIVADWCELNQKGTKEAGTYTLFNQIEFLFYIKLREVEGKCKVKDMILQCLIDQIESDDKGFTELLTEILKSERCLILLDGLDEWKHSRKCKLDERIPHIETNWMNCTTIITTRPYKLAEVKVNLSQLGNHVQLQGVESPKELVRKIIWELRKSHQVAGDTDTCVNEIQMKGLWHFRDVPIMLVHIVWLWHRGKLKENMSQCFVYREIIEERWYEMWDKKNIKANKPPNDFLYALGELAFHQLISPSEDDSIVFEIQGDQLEKFRRYEQSSLESGIISCSNRAGERSPYYHFLHKTLQEYLSAWYLANCGTELSKMCKHIEELYVHNRRESVFSLSQMFLSLCSLNKTAAEMFSKTLNDLFTENCERDDYSADKALEFQNMILRGYDEAEKSGHSRMELEFCLNHVVLGNVEFWKGEHDLTTKQKSTLKDCLEKRKSNLMSLHIGEKSTLSSALQYKKDPNILDLAACKTLKFVDLTNDSYEDINHLNLHGLLECNISFIDYQTASKLASSLQSSDLKCLRKLTLNNFGFERQAGEIISQLENIKHIDLTLIKACRPNDSVLDLENLRHLEYLEKLSLRGLDFSDVINLQVINLHKLGIKFRTQQRAPQLITALLPQRDGSLTTALPSQSAETGEDIH
- the LOC128236580 gene encoding uncharacterized protein LOC128236580 isoform X1 translates to MSKLIDTNNPASQNWLKQWRAVYVTRQALLPAVEVEATLLHGEQLRKAQVPACTTCSSIDVHNRNARCPFHTVLREELVNEHAYGQAKGIGALNLRNTKTENWAHSPWEIAKVFMSPSGYEKKATVEETDFNGIAGFIINCRRFQGKITPSVCEKAREMVNHIRHMPDSCSSSLTDQATTECIDNLYALLKEPGLQARPEALQARKQLDQLKTTDPSKDENAYKYICQELHDEFQQRLADIEMKLQTDTIDTESAKEYIHSESKQFQKNLEDMLEAHELFSNAAMHDLSETKDNIFLSIKQERSRVMDHITFLERRATENIKQAVTDGKRTLEDQSEILVKRLRKEVVEPLHKQTKSELKENLLNHYKTKVRMQVRLDIDAAVEDIYEMPLLVLKNKKDKDGKYKHEKISDINNMFLIDKGTLATTVFVEGEPGTGKSSLCRKIVADWCELNQKGTKEAGTYTLFNQIEFLFYIKLREVEGKCKVKDMILQCLIDQIESDDKGFTELLTEILKSERCLILLDGLDEWKHSRKCKLDERIPHIETNWMNCTTIITTRPYKLAEVKVNLSQLGNHVQLQGVESPKELVRKIIWELRKSHQVAGDTDTCVNEIQMKGLWHFRDVPIMLVHIVWLWHRGKLKENMSQCFVYREIIEERWYEMWDKKNIKANKPPNDFLYALGELAFHQLISPSEDDSIVFEIQGDQLEKFRRYEQSSLESGIISCSNRAGERSPYYHFLHKTLQEYLSAWYLANCGTELSKMCKHIEELYVHNRRESVFSLSQMFLSLCSLNKTAAEMFSKTLNDLFTENCERDDYSADKALEFQNMILRGYDEAEKSGHSRMELEFCLNHVVLGNVEFWKGEHDLTTKQKSTLKDCLEKRKSNLMSLHIGEKSTLSSALQYKKDPNILDLAACKTLKFVDLTNDSYEDINHLNLHGLLECNISFIDYQTASKLASSLQSSDLKCLRKLTLNNFGFERQAGEIISQLENIKHIDLTLIKACRPNDSVLDLENLRHLEYLEKLSLRGLDFSDVINLQVINLHKLGIKFRTQQRAPQLITALLPQRDGSLTTALDRPQSVLSELTLGNIRMSAKVFRRVVKMVIQSAHSVQCRLAKCTVEEEVRQLKEEMGNTAALEVVDPQPASPDHNIILVKVTMSAGVFRRFLRMLIQSGQYVYCRLTECTLAEDMNQLKEELGKHPAIQVYEFSGNKERLWYITFAVHVKRL